Proteins co-encoded in one Fusarium musae strain F31 chromosome 3, whole genome shotgun sequence genomic window:
- the COT3 gene encoding Elongation factor 2 (EggNog:ENOG41) gives MVNFTIDEIRQLMDKPTNVRNMSVIAHVDHGKSTLTDSLLAKAGIISTAKAGDARATDTRADEQERGITIKSTAISLYGQLGEDDDVADIVGQKTDGKDFLINLIDSPGHVDFSSEVTAALRVTDGALVVVDTVEGVCVQTETVLRQALGERIKPVIIINKVDRALLELQVSKEDLYQSFSRTIESVNVIISTYLDKSIGDIQVYPDKGTVAFGSGLHGWAFTVRQFAVRYAKKFGVDKNKMMERLWGDNYFNPKTKKWTKNGTYEGKQLERAFNQFILDPIFKIFSAVMNFKKEETATLLEKLNLKLPAEDREKEGKQLLKAVMRTFLPAADSLLEMMILHLPSPATAQKYRAETLYEGPPDDEAAIGIRDCDPKGPLMLYVSKMVPTSDKGRFYAFGRVFSGTVRSGLKVRIQGPNYVPGKKEDLFIKAIQRTVLMMGGKVEPIDDMPAGNIVGLVGIDQFLLKSGTLTTSETAHNLKVMKFSVSPVVQRSVQVKNAQDLPKLVEGLKRLSKSDPCVLTMTSESGEHVVAGAGELHLEICLKDLEEDHAGVPLIISDPVVQYRETVTAKSSITALSKSPNKHNRLYMVAEPIEEELSLAIESGKVSARDDFKARARVLADDFGWDVTDARKIWTFGPDGTGANLLVDQTKAVQYLNEIKDSVVSGFQWATREGPVAEEPMRSCRFNILDVTLHADAIHRGGGQIIPTARRVLYAASLLAEPALLEPVYLVEIQVPEQAMGGVYGVLTRRRGHVFSEEQRPGTPLFNIKAYLPILESFGFNGDLRQATSGQAFPQSVFDHWQILPGGSPLDSTTKVGQIVTTMRKRKGVKELVPGVENYYDKL, from the exons ATGGTTAA CTTCACGATCGACGAGATCCGGCAGCTTATGGACAAGCCTACCAATGTCCGTAACATGTCCGTTATTGCCCACGTCGACCACGGCAAGTCTACCCTGACCGACTCTCTTCTCGCCAAGGCCGGTATCATTTCCACCgccaaggctggtgatgCCCGAGCCACAGATACTCGCGCCGATGAACAGGAACGTGGTATCACCATCAAGTCTACTGCCATCTCCCTGTATGGTCAGCttggcgaggatgacgacgttgCCGACATTGTTGGCCAAAAGACCGACGGAAAGGACTTCTTGATCAACCTCATTGATTCTCCCGGTCACGTTGATTTCTCTTCTGAGGTTACCGCTGCTCTCCGTGTCACTGATGGTGCTCTTGTTGTCGTCGACACCGTCGAGGGTGTCTGTGTCCAGACCGAGACTGTCCTCCGACAGGCCCTCGGTGAGCGCATCAAgcccgtcatcatcatcaacaaggtcgaCCGTGCTCTTCTCGAGCTTCAGGTCTCAAAGGAGGATCTGTACCAGTCCTTCTCCCGAACTATCGAGTCCGTCAACGTCATCATTTCTACCTACCTTGACAAGTCTATTGGTGACATCCAGGTCTACCCCGATAAGGGTACCGTTGCCTTCGGTTCCGGTCTGCACGGCTGGGCTTTCACCGTCCGACAGTTCGCTGTCCGATACGCCAAGAAGTTCGGtgttgacaagaacaagatgatggagcGTCTCTGGGGCGACAACTACTTCaaccccaagaccaagaagtGGACCAAGAACGGCACCTATGAGGGTAAGCAGCTCGAGCGTGCCTTCAACCAGTTCATCCTCGAccccatcttcaagatcttctccGCTGTTATGAacttcaagaaggaggagaccgCCACtctcctcgagaagctcaaccttAAGCTTCCCGCTGAGGACcgtgagaaggagggcaagCAGCTCCTCAAGGCTGTCATGCGAACTTTCCTTCCCGCTGCCGACTCTCTCCTCGAGATGATGATTCTGCACCTTCCTTCTCCCGCCACTGCCCAGAAGTACCGTGCTGAGACTCTGTACGAGGGTCCCCCCGATGACGAGGCCGCCATTGGTATCCGTGACTGTGACCCCAAGGGTCCTCTTATGCTTTACGTCTCCAAGATGGTGCCCACCTCCGATAAGGGTCGATTCTACGCCTTCGGCCGTGTCTTCTCCGGTACCGTCCGATCCGGTCTTAAGGTCCGCATCCAGGGTCCCAACTACGTCCctggcaagaaggaggatctcttcatcaaggcTATCCAGCGTACTGTCCTGATGATGGGTGGCAAGGTCGAGCCTATTGACGACATGCCTGCCGGTAACATTGTCGGTCTGGTCGGTATCGATCAGTTCCTTCTCAAGTCTGGTACCCTCACCACCAGCGAGACCGCCCACAACCTCAAGGTCATGAAGTTCTCCGTCTCCCCTGTCGTCCAGCGTTCCGTCCAGGTCAAGAACGCTCAGGATCTCCCCAAGCTTGTTGAGGGTCTCAAGCGTCTCTCCAAGTCCGATCCTTGTGTGTTGACCATGACCTCCGAGTCTGGTGAGCACGTTGTCGCCGGTGCCGGTGAGCTCCATCTCGAGATTTgcctcaaggatcttgaggaggATCACGCCGGTGTTCCCCTGATCATCTCCGACCCCGTCGTCCAGTACCGTGAGACCGTTACTGCCAAGTCCAGCATTACTGCTCTGTCCAAGTCTCCCAACAAGCACAACCGTCTGTACATGGTTGCTGAGCCtatcgaggaggagctcTCTCTTGCCATCGAGTCTGGCAAGGTCAGCGCCCGTGACGATTTCAAGGCCCGTGCCCGTGTCCTCGCTGACGACTTCGGCTGGGATGTCACCGACGCCCGAAAGATCTGGACCTTCGGTCCTGACGGCACTGGTGCTAACCTGTTGGTCGACCAGACCAAAGCCGTTCAGTACCTCAACGAAATCAAGGATTCCGTTGTCTCCGGTTTCCAGTGGGCCACCCGTGAGGGTCCCGTTGCTGAGGAGCCCATGCGATCTTGTCgcttcaacatcctcgatgTTACCCTCCACGCTGATGCCATTCACCGTGGTGGTGGTCAGATCATTCCTACTGCCCGCCGTGTCCTGTACGCCGCCTCTCTTCTCGCCGAGCCCGCTCTTCTCGAGCCCGTGTACCTTGTCGAGATTCAGGTCCCTGAGCAGGCCATGGGTGGTGTTTACGGTGTCCTTACCCGACGACGTGGTCACGTCTTCAGCGAGGAGCAGCGACCTGGTACTCCTctgttcaacatcaaggcCTACCTCCCCATTCTCGAGTCTTTCGGCTTCAACGGAGATCTCCGACAGGCCACCTCCGGACAGGCTTTCCCCCAGTCCGTCTTCGACCACTGGCAGATCCTCCCCGGTGGCTCTCCCCTCGATTCCACCACCAAGGTCGGACAAATCGTCACCACCATGCGAAAGCGCAAGGGTGTCAAGGAGCTCGTTCCTGGTGTCGAGAAC TACTACGACAAGCTGTAA